The following coding sequences lie in one Acropora muricata isolate sample 2 unplaced genomic scaffold, ASM3666990v1 scaffold_419, whole genome shotgun sequence genomic window:
- the LOC136903034 gene encoding uncharacterized protein yields the protein MAFSRFVSRRGAPTEIYSDNGTNCRGAECEVRRALETWNQTRITESMRRRDVQWYFNTPHASHRGGVWERMIRSVRKILRALLGTQIVNDETLLTIMTEVEKILNDRPLTKLSEDPKDLEALTPNHLLLSHRNHCLAPGDFSTASADKYTRCWRQAQYLSNIFWRRWVDEYLLSLQERQKWFRPPQKFGSGRSSPHN from the coding sequence ATGGCATTTTCTAGATTTGTGAGCAGACGTGGAGCCCCGACTGAAATTTACAGTGACAATGGCACTAACTGTAGAGGAGCAGAATGTGAGGTGAGAAGAGCGCTTGAGACGTGGAATCAAACACGCAtcaccgagagcatgcgcaGACGCGATGTTCAATGGTATTTTAATACTCCTCACGCTAGTCACCGAGGAGGTGTCTGGGAGAGGATGATACGATCCGTTCGTAAAATACTACGCGCCCTACTTGGAACACAGATAGTGAATGACGAGACCCTTCTCACCATCATGACTGAAGTAGAGAAAATCCTGAACGACCGTCCACTCACGAAACTTAGTGAAGATCCAAAGGACCTGGAAGCTTTGACCCCAAACCATCTTCTGTTGTCTCACCGTAATCACTGTCTTGCCCCTGGAGACTTTTCTACCGCTTCTGCAGACAAGTATACAAGGTGCTGGAGACAGGCTCAATATTTGAGTAATATCTTCTGGAGAAGATGGGTAGACGAATACTTGCTATCTCTTCAGGAAAGACAAAAGTGGTTTCGCCCTCCACAGAAATTTGGCAGTGGGAGATCTAGTCCTCATAACTGA